The window CGACCACGCCCTCGGTGTCCTTCCGGGCGAGGATCGTCTCGGGGTCGAGCGTGGCGGGACCGGCAGTCCCCCCGGTTGCGTCCGCGACCGCCGCAGTCGAGGAGTCCGCGACCGCGACGACCTCGTGGCCGTACTCGCCGGCGAGTTCGACGACCGAGCGGCCGACCGCACCCGCGCCGAGGACGGCGAGTCTCACGCCGACCCCTCCGGGAGCGGTTCGACGACACGAAGGTCCTTCTCGCGGGCGACCGCCCGCACCGTCGCCAGGACGTCCTCGGTGTGGCCGGACCGCGTGGCGAGTCGCAGGCGTGCGCTCGACACGTCCTCCGTTCCTTCGGGTGCCGACAGCGAGAGGTCGGTGACGGAGCCGTCGGTCGAGTCGGCGATGCGCCGGAGCGTGTCGGAGAGGTCGGTGTCCACCAGGTGACCGACCAGCAACAGGGTGAGTTGCTCGCCGTAGCGTTCCGCGCCGGCCTGGATGACGTTGATCCCGTTCTCGCGGAGCGCCTCGACGATGCGGTCGAACCGGTCCGGGGGACACTCCAGATCGACCTCCACGGGGATACGACCCCGTGGGGTGAGGTTGCCGCGTTCGTGGAAGATGGAGAGGAGGTTGCCGCCGTTCTCGGCGATGGGACGTAGGGCGTCGAGCAGTTGGCCCGGTTCGTCGACGAGTTCGAGGCGGACGGTGTGGGCCTGAGGTCGCTCGCCGCCGTCGGTCTCCGGGAGGTCGTCGCTCTCGGCGTCCTCGACGTCGGCGGCGTCGACCGCCGACCCCGCGTCGGGTGCGTCGAGGCTCGCGTCCTCGCTCATCGGCGCACCCCCGGACGCCGCGACCCTGTTGTGTGCGACAGTCCGGCGGGTGGCTGTCGCTCGGTGCCGATCCAGCACGTGGGTCGCGTGCCCGTTGGCATACGTGGTGAAAATCGGGCGAGGCGTTATAAGTTTTCGTCGGTTGCGTCGGACGACCGACCCCCCACGCGGTCCGGTGGCGACCGGACCCGCACCGTGCCCGAGGGACGGCGATGAGCGAGTCACCGGTCGCGTCGCCAGCAGTCGGAGAGGTGTGGGGAGTACCGCGACAACCGGCGTCCGAACCGGCCCAGCGACACGCCGAGAACACGGTCCGAGGTGCGTGGGACCCGACACGACAGGGCCTCGGGAGACCGACGAATCCACCAGACTGCGCGCCGACTCGCTGTGGGTACGACAGCTATTTCCGGCACGCCCGCCTTATATAACCCGTCCATGAGTTACATCATGGCGTCATCACCATCACGCCCCCCTTCGGGGCAGATCACCAATGGACGATACATCCAAATACCTGATACACGCCGACATCGCCGCCGACGGGGTGGTAGAGCGGAGTGACGTCGTCGGGGCCATCTTCGGGCAGACCGAAGGGCTCCTCGGTGACGACCTCGACCTCCGCGACCTCCAGCAGTCGTCGAAAGTCGGCAGAATCGACGTACAGATCGACAGCGAGAACGGCCAGTCTCACGGGACCGTCACCATCGCCTCCAGTCTCGACAAGGTGGAGACGGCCATCCTCGCGGCCTCGCTCGAGACCATCACCCGCGTCGGCCCGTGTCGGGCGACCATCGAGGTGGCCGACATCGAGGACGTGCGCGCCGCGAAGCGACGCGAGGTCGTCGAACGCGCGAAGCAACTCCTCACCGACTCCTTCGACGACAGCGTGATGGACTCCCGCGAGATTCTCGACGAGGTACGGGAGGCCGTCCGCGTCGAAGACATCACCGAGTACGCCGGTCTCCCGGCGGGCCCACACGTCGCCGACTCCGACGCGATCATCGTCGTCGAGGGGCGGGCGGACGTGTTGACCCTGCTGAAGTACGGGATCAAGAACGCCATCGCGGTCGAGGGGACGAACGTCCCCGAGGCAGTCGCGGACCTCACGGCCGAGCGCACCGTGACGGCCTTCCTCGACGGCGACCGTGGCGGGGAACTGATCCTGCGGGAACTCGCGCAGGTCGGCGACGTGGATCACGTCGCCTTCGCCCCCTCGGGCAAGTCCGTCGAGGACCTCGCGCGCCACGAGGTGATGTCTGCACTGCGTGACAAGATCGACTACGCGACGCTCGTGGAGTCGGGCGAACTCGATTCGGCAGGGTCGGCCGAGCCGACCGACGCGGAGGACACCGCACACCCTCGGACGGGGTCGCGGGCGACGACTGAGTCGCCTGCGGCCGACACTCCCGATGGGGAGCGCGTCCGATCCGAGACCGGTGTCGGTGCCGTTCAGTCGGCCGACACCGGTAGTTCGTCCGGTGAGCGTGTGCCGACCGACGCGGTCTCTTCCGCGTCCACCGCGTCGACCACACCGACGGAGACGTCGACAGCCCAGCCGACCACGGGTCACTCGCCGACCGGCACGGCCGCCGACGACGAGTCGACCACCGCCGAGTCGGTACCCGACGACGTCGGGTCGACTCCGGCCGACGGAGCTGAGGGCGACACCGACTCGGACGAGTCGACAGCCGAGACTGCGAGCGATGCCGGCGGCTCGACCGAGGAGACGACGTCCGGGACGGACGAGTCGGCCGAGAGTGGCTCGGGCGCGACCGACGCGGACGCCTCGGACGCCCCGGACGACTCGGACAGTCCGGACACCGAATCGACGGCGACGCTCCGAGGGCACGTCTCGGACGTGATCGACGGCGAGTTGGGCGTCGTCAGACTGCTCGGTCCCGACCTCGCCGTCCTCGACGAGACCGACGCGGGGGAGGCGTTCACGGCGCTGGAGTCCAGCGACCCCGTGCCCTTCGCGGTCGTCCTCGACGGTCCCGTGAGCCAGCGACTGCTCGACGTGGCGGCCCAGCGCGGGGTCGATCACCTGATCGGCGAGTCGACCGAACAGTACGTCAAGAAACCGGTGAGCGTGCGGGTGCGGACCGCAGAACAGCTCCGAGCGAGCTGATCGACATCCGGCGATTCGACCGGCCCCGACCGGAGCACCGGTTCGCCGGTCGCGACTCGCGTCAGTCGTCGGCGGGTGCGCCGATGGGGTCTTCGATACCGTCGAAGGAGCCGAAGTGGAGCACCTCGTCGGTCTCACGCCGGAGCTTTCGCTCGTTCTGGAGGTCGTCGCTCTCCTCGACCGGGTAGCCCATCGTGAGCAGCATGACCGGTTCGTACTGGTCGGGGACGTCGAACTCGCTCAGGACGCCCTCGGCGTCGAACCCGCCCATCGGACAGGTGGCGACGCCGCGGTCCCAGGCCGCGAGCATGACGCTCATCGCCACCAGCGCGGTCGAGCGCGTCGTCCAGACGCGGCGGTCTTCCTCGTCCATCTCGGCCATCCCCTCGGCCGTCTCGATCAGCGCCTCCTTCACGTCCTCGTTCGGGATGTAGTCCTTGTCGAGCCAGTCCTGGAAGACTCGGTCGGCGTGTGCCGAGGGGTCTTTGTTGCCGAGGACGACCACACCGGCCGGCGCGTCGGTGACGTGTTCCTGGTCGTTGGCGACACCGCGCAGGCGCTCGCGGTCCTCGTCGTCGGTCAGGACGAGGAACTCCCACGGCTGGAGGTTGAAACTGGAGGGCGCGAACGTGGCGTCCGCGAAGATGTCGTGGATCGTCTCCTCGTCGAGCGACTCGTCGGTGTACTCGTGGACAGAGCGGCGGCTCCGCAGTGCTTCGCTGAGTTCCATCGAGTGAGGGTAGGGGCGGGAGTGGTAAAGCGAGCGCGGACGCGGGGCTGGTTGCCGCTTTCTGTATGCTACCAGCAAACACGAAATAATCAGTAACTTGCGTGAAATCTACTAACAGTGGCGCAACCCGATTGCACGATGTTACCGCCCGAGACTGGCGTCGTGACGACCGACGCCGAGGGCAGTGACCGACCACCGACGAGCGACCAGTGACCGGCAACGGTTTGTCGCGGGCGAGTGAGACAGAGTCGTGAGACGGAAGACGCAACTCGGGTTCGTCGTCAGCCTCCACCTCGTCCTGTTCTCGACCGCGGCGGCGGCAGGCGGAGCGACTACGGCGGGCCTAGCGTTCGGTACCGTGAGCGCACTCGTCCTCGCCGTCACGCTGTTCTACGAACTGTCGGTGCCCACGTGATCACCGGCATGTGATCACTCCCGGCGGCGTTCCTTCATCCCCTGCCGGGTGAACTGCGGCTTGGCGCGCAGGCCCTTCTTGGACCGGAAGGACCGCCACAGCAGGAACGCGATGGGGAGTGTCCCCACCGCCGCGATCACCGGCGGAAGCACGTTGTTCGGGGTCGGGAACGCGTAGAGGATGGCCGTCGAGAGGATACCCACCGCGAGCAGGAAGCCGTAGACGATGCGCTTGGCGAGTTTGTCGAAGACGTTGTTCTTGTCCTCGACCCGGACGTTGACCGTCACGTTCTCGCGCTCCACGCGGTCCAGTACGCGTTCCAGTTTCGGCGGGACCGTCACCAGCGACTTCGCGGATCGCTGGACCTGGTCGCCCGCCCCTTCGAGGAACTGCTTGATCGACTCCTCGCGGTAGCCCTCCTCGGTCAGGTAGTCCGTGGCGACCGAGATGAAGTCGAACTCGGGATCGAGCGTCACACAGACGCCCTCCACGACCGTCGCCACGCGCAGGACCAGCGCGAGGTTCCGGGGCAGGCGAAGCGGGAACTCGTAGATGGTGTTCTCGACCTGTTCGATGATCTGATTGACGCGGTACTGCTCGATGTCCTCGCCACGGGCGTCGGCGATGGCGAGTTCCATCACGTCGCCCATCACCTGCCGGTCCGCCTCCGGCGACAGCGTCCCCATCTCGATGAGCGTGTCGAGGATGCCGTCGATGTCCTGGTTCGCCACGGCGATGTAGAACTCGACGATCTTCTCCTGGATGAACGGGTCGACTCGGCCGGACATCCCGAAGTCGTAGAAGATGATCGAGCCGTCGTCGTCCACCGCCAGGTTACCGGGGTGCGGATCGGCGTGGAAGACGCCGTCCTCGACGATCATCTGGAGGTAGATGCGCTGGAGTTTCGTCGCCAGTTCCGTCCGGTCGAACCCCATCTCGTCGAGCGTCTCGACCTCGTTGATCTTCACGCCGGGACAGTACTCCATCGTCAGGACGCGCGGCCCCGACGCCGACTCGATCACGTCCGGGATGCGGATCGCCTCGTCGTCGGCGAAGTTCGACTGGATCTCGCGGAGCATCTGGCCCTCCCGGCCGTAGTCCATCTCCTGGCGGATGGTCTCGGCGAACTCCTCGGTGAGGTTCTCGAGCGAGAACGCCCGGCCCTGTCCGATGAACCGCTGGACGAGGGGCATCGACCACCGGAGGACGCGCAGGTCCGCCTCCACCAGCGACTCAATGCCCGGTCTCCGGACCTTCACGGCGACCTGCTCACCCTCGTAGGTGGCGAGGTACACCTGTCCGAGACTCGCGCCGCTGATCGCCTCGGTGTCGAACTCGTCGTACACCTCCTCGACGGGACCGAGTTCGTCCTCTAACACCTCCTTCGCGCCGGCCCACTCGGCGGGCGGCACCTCGTCCTGGAGACTCGACAGCACGTCGACGTACTGCGGCGGGAGGATGTCCGGGCGCGTCGAGAGCAGTTGGCCGAGTTTGATGAACGTCGGCCCCAGCGTCAACAGCGACTCGAGCAACACCTCTGCGCGGTGGACACGCGTCTCGGCGTCCACCGAGCGTGTGCCGCCGAACAGCAGGAAGCGCCGTCGGTCGCGCGTCCACGCGACGAGCAGTGGGAAGAACTGGTAGACGACGACGAAGAACCGCCAGTAGGCGCGGAGGGAGACCAGCGTCACCACCCCGCCGTTAGGCGTCCTCGACGGGGATGGTCCGTTCCGGCGTCGCTTCGCGCTTGGGCAGGTGGAGTTCGAGGACGCCACGGTCGATATCGCCGCTGGCGTCCGCGCCGGTCACGTCCGGCGGCAGTGGCAGTTCCGCGTCGAGGAACAGCGACCGGTCCTCGCTGACGTAGCGGAACTCCGGCGGGAGTCGCTTGTCGCGTCGCGCCTCGATCACCAGTTTTCCGGTCTCGACTGACACGTCCAGCGTGTCGGCCGTCACGCCCGGCAGGTCCATCACGAGGAGGTACTCCTCGTCGCTCTCCAGCAGATCGGCGAACACGGCGTCGGGGAGTTCGCGCAACGCGTCGCGCAAGGCTGACATAGATCTGTCTAAGGGGGCGGGGTCGAAAAAGCCCGCGATACAGTACGGGACTCGGTGGCAGGCGGCACGGGCCCGGGGATCGTCTCGGCTCGGACGGCCTCAGCGCTCCCGTGACACCCACACGTCCCGGTCGGCGTCGCCGCGATCGACGATGCCCACGTCACACTCGATCTCGGCCAGTCGCTCGAAGGTCGGCGGCGAGACGAACCGCGAGGCGGCCGACCGGTCGCGGCTCGCACCCAGGAGGACGAGGTCGTAGGCGTCCGCGTTCGCGCTGATGAACTTCGTGACCTCCGACCGGGCGACCCGCGTCTCCACCGGGCCGGTCGCGGTCTCCACGAGGTTCGCCAGTTTGGTCTCCGCCGACCGTCGCTCCGACTCGCGCTCGATACAGGTGCAGACGCTCACCTCGCCGGTCTTGCCCGCGAGTCGTTCCGCGAAGTCGATCATCGCGTGGGCCGAGTCACCCGGCCGCGCGACCGGGACGAGGACGCGCTTCCACTGGTCCTCACCGCGTGTCGCCCGGAACGCGACCGCGTCGATGGGTCCCGAGAAGATGCCCCGGACGAACGGCGAGAGCAGGCCGTCTTCGGTCTCGTAGGGCGTCACGACGAGATCGCAGTTGGTCGCGCTGGCGGTGTCGATGGCGGTCTGTGCCGACCCGCCGTCGGCCGCGACGACGACCTCACAGGGGACGCCGACCCGACTCCGGATCGTCGCGGCCTGCGCTTCCAGTCGCTCTGCGGCGGTCTCGGCCGCGCGGTCCGCGACCGCCTGCTCGAAGTCGTCGTCGAACGACGCCCGAACCTCGTCGGGCAGGTCGGCGGGCGTCTCGGCGTCGTGGGCCGCGAGCACCGCCCGCTGTGCGGCCGCCATCTGCTCGTCGTCCACGATGTCGAGCAGGACGACCTTCCCGGCGTCGTGGGCCGCCGCGAGGCGCGCGCCGAAGACGGCGGTGGTCTCGCTCGTCTCGCCGCGCATCGGGACGAGGACGTGGTCGTCGGCCTGCGTCGTCCCGTACAGGTAGCGGGCGCGCTCCTCGTAGAACTCCTCGCGCCAGACGGCGAACGCGACCGCGACGATGCCGCCGGAGACCGCCACGCCGAGGACGTACGCCGCCGCCGGATCGAGGGCGGTGCCCAGCACCGTCACCGACTCGCCACGGGCGCTCACGAGCACCAGCAGGGCGGTGGAGAACGCGGCCGGTTCCTCGACGTTCGCGACCCACGTGATCGCGCCACAGAGCATGATCGACAGGCCGGCGCTGACCGGACTGATCGTCCCGGCGGAGACGCCGCCGAGACCGAGCAGGGAGAGTTCCAGCGCGACCCACCCCGCGACCGCCCCGGCGACCAACCCACCGACGAACGTCGTCGGCGAGGAGTACTTCCCCTGCGGGTCGGCGAAGAGGGTGTACGTGCCCGACGCGAGCGGCGGGAAGAGCAGAAACGAGAGGTTCGTCAGGTTCGTGACCTCGGTGACGAACGCGATCAGGACCGGGACGAACAGGAGGGTCGTGAGGTGGAGGAGGTTGTTCGTGTCCTCGACCCACCGGCGCAGTTCCCCGAGTTCTCTGCGCTCGATCCGCCGAACGCGTCTGCGGAACGCGGTGAGTCGTGCCCGGACCCTGTCCAGCATCGGTTTCGATTGTCGCGTGGCGGGCAAGAACGTGACGGAGCGCGGTCGGCGGGGAGACCGATCTTCCGACAGTGTGACGCGAACTGTTAGGTGACTGGCGTGTGCCGAGCTAGTGTGAACGAGCGACAGACCGCCGCCGCGAACGTCGTGATCGGCTCACTCGTTCTCGTGAGCATCGTCGCCCAACCGGGACCTCGACAACTCCTCGCTACCCTCCAGTCGTCACCGGCACTGCTCGGGATCGGCCTCTTCGGTACCGCGCTGGCGGTCGTCGCTGAGCAAGCCGACCGACGATTCGACTGGCGGGGAGCGAGCGCCCTGCTCGCCGTGGTTCTCGTCGTCCCGTTGCTCGCGGCCGGGTACGCCGTCGCCGGTCTCGTCGGCGTCCGCGTGACTGCCTCGCTCGTGATGCTCGGCGTCGTCGTGATCTCGGTCGTGAAACTCCTCCGGACGCAGTCTGGAGGATCGGAGACGGCAGACGCGGTGGAGTAGCCGAGTTACGCCCGCAGGTCCTCGACCGCGTCGAGCGTCAGCGCGATGGCCCGGCCGACGTTGTTCTGGGCCTTCTCCGGCAGTTCCTCGTCGGAGTCCGCACCCTTCTGGGTGCCCTCGACCAGGTTCCCGTCGACCGTGCAGATCGCACCGGCCTGCAGGCCCTTCCGGCGTGCGAGCGTGAACACCGTGGCGGCTTCCATCTCGACCGAGAGGATGCCCGCCCGCTCCCAGTCCTCGACGTACTCGTCGGTCTCGGCGTAGTACGCGTCGTCCGACGCGATGGGACCGACGTGGACGTCCTCGTCGTTCGCCTCGGCGGAGTCGACGAGCGCCGACAGCACGTCGTAGTCCGGGACGGCGGGGTACTCGACGGCCTCGTAGCGTTTCGAGGTGCCCTCGTTCTTCGCCGCGCCGGTGGCGACGATCATGTCGCCGATCTCGATGTCCGACTGGAGCGCGCCGGTGGTGCCGACGCGAATGAACGTCTCGCACCCGACGTTCGACAGTTCCTCGACCGCGATGGCCGCCGAGGGACAGCCGATTCCGGTGGAGCAGATCGTGAGCGGGACGCCCTCGTAGGTCGCGTTGACGAGTTTGTACTCGCGGTTCTGCGCGACGGTCTCCGCGTCCTCGCAGTGGCCGGCGATGCGGTCCACGCGACCGGGGTCGCCCGGGATCAGCGCGATGTCGTGTACGTCGCCCTCCTCGACCAGTAGATGCGGCTGTTTCGCCATACCGGCAGTCGTCGCGTGTGCGGCAAAAGCGGTCCGATCGAAGGCGGAGGACGCTCAGCGCGCCCCGCTCTCGTCGGGGGTGTAGCCGCCGTACTGGAGGAGTTCGCGGGCGCGGTCGGGTTTGGCGAGGAACACCTCGCGGTCGGCCGGGAGGTTCTCGGCGGTGAAGCAGTCGCGCGGCACGGCGAGCGTCCCGGCGGGGACCCCCTCGTCGCCCACGACCGGGAAGTGTGCCCCGCCGAGTTTCATCACGAGCGGTGTGTCGAGTCGAGCGATGCCCTCGTCGGGGGCGTACAGTTGCTCGTTGACGCGTTCGTGGTCGGCGCGGTGGATGACCGCCCGGTCGTCGTCGTGCGGTTCGACGTACAGGCGACCGAGGTAGTAGCCGGCGGAGAACTGTTCGAACATTGCTATGCTATGCCGTACCAAGACTGTTCTCGTTTGT of the Salinirubrum litoreum genome contains:
- the dnaG gene encoding DNA primase DnaG encodes the protein MDDTSKYLIHADIAADGVVERSDVVGAIFGQTEGLLGDDLDLRDLQQSSKVGRIDVQIDSENGQSHGTVTIASSLDKVETAILAASLETITRVGPCRATIEVADIEDVRAAKRREVVERAKQLLTDSFDDSVMDSREILDEVREAVRVEDITEYAGLPAGPHVADSDAIIVVEGRADVLTLLKYGIKNAIAVEGTNVPEAVADLTAERTVTAFLDGDRGGELILRELAQVGDVDHVAFAPSGKSVEDLARHEVMSALRDKIDYATLVESGELDSAGSAEPTDAEDTAHPRTGSRATTESPAADTPDGERVRSETGVGAVQSADTGSSSGERVPTDAVSSASTASTTPTETSTAQPTTGHSPTGTAADDESTTAESVPDDVGSTPADGAEGDTDSDESTAETASDAGGSTEETTSGTDESAESGSGATDADASDAPDDSDSPDTESTATLRGHVSDVIDGELGVVRLLGPDLAVLDETDAGEAFTALESSDPVPFAVVLDGPVSQRLLDVAAQRGVDHLIGESTEQYVKKPVSVRVRTAEQLRAS
- a CDS encoding DUF5802 family protein: MFEQFSAGYYLGRLYVEPHDDDRAVIHRADHERVNEQLYAPDEGIARLDTPLVMKLGGAHFPVVGDEGVPAGTLAVPRDCFTAENLPADREVFLAKPDRARELLQYGGYTPDESGAR
- a CDS encoding nucleoside phosphorylase, with the translated sequence MAKQPHLLVEEGDVHDIALIPGDPGRVDRIAGHCEDAETVAQNREYKLVNATYEGVPLTICSTGIGCPSAAIAVEELSNVGCETFIRVGTTGALQSDIEIGDMIVATGAAKNEGTSKRYEAVEYPAVPDYDVLSALVDSAEANDEDVHVGPIASDDAYYAETDEYVEDWERAGILSVEMEAATVFTLARRKGLQAGAICTVDGNLVEGTQKGADSDEELPEKAQNNVGRAIALTLDAVEDLRA
- a CDS encoding amino acid-binding protein, which codes for MSEDASLDAPDAGSAVDAADVEDAESDDLPETDGGERPQAHTVRLELVDEPGQLLDALRPIAENGGNLLSIFHERGNLTPRGRIPVEVDLECPPDRFDRIVEALRENGINVIQAGAERYGEQLTLLLVGHLVDTDLSDTLRRIADSTDGSVTDLSLSAPEGTEDVSSARLRLATRSGHTEDVLATVRAVAREKDLRVVEPLPEGSA
- a CDS encoding nitroreductase family protein, with protein sequence MELSEALRSRRSVHEYTDESLDEETIHDIFADATFAPSSFNLQPWEFLVLTDDEDRERLRGVANDQEHVTDAPAGVVVLGNKDPSAHADRVFQDWLDKDYIPNEDVKEALIETAEGMAEMDEEDRRVWTTRSTALVAMSVMLAAWDRGVATCPMGGFDAEGVLSEFDVPDQYEPVMLLTMGYPVEESDDLQNERKLRRETDEVLHFGSFDGIEDPIGAPADD
- a CDS encoding HPP family protein, with protein sequence MLDRVRARLTAFRRRVRRIERRELGELRRWVEDTNNLLHLTTLLFVPVLIAFVTEVTNLTNLSFLLFPPLASGTYTLFADPQGKYSSPTTFVGGLVAGAVAGWVALELSLLGLGGVSAGTISPVSAGLSIMLCGAITWVANVEEPAAFSTALLVLVSARGESVTVLGTALDPAAAYVLGVAVSGGIVAVAFAVWREEFYEERARYLYGTTQADDHVLVPMRGETSETTAVFGARLAAAHDAGKVVLLDIVDDEQMAAAQRAVLAAHDAETPADLPDEVRASFDDDFEQAVADRAAETAAERLEAQAATIRSRVGVPCEVVVAADGGSAQTAIDTASATNCDLVVTPYETEDGLLSPFVRGIFSGPIDAVAFRATRGEDQWKRVLVPVARPGDSAHAMIDFAERLAGKTGEVSVCTCIERESERRSAETKLANLVETATGPVETRVARSEVTKFISANADAYDLVLLGASRDRSAASRFVSPPTFERLAEIECDVGIVDRGDADRDVWVSRER
- a CDS encoding Hsp20/alpha crystallin family protein produces the protein MSALRDALRELPDAVFADLLESDEEYLLVMDLPGVTADTLDVSVETGKLVIEARRDKRLPPEFRYVSEDRSLFLDAELPLPPDVTGADASGDIDRGVLELHLPKREATPERTIPVEDA
- a CDS encoding AarF/ABC1/UbiB kinase family protein; translation: MVTLVSLRAYWRFFVVVYQFFPLLVAWTRDRRRFLLFGGTRSVDAETRVHRAEVLLESLLTLGPTFIKLGQLLSTRPDILPPQYVDVLSSLQDEVPPAEWAGAKEVLEDELGPVEEVYDEFDTEAISGASLGQVYLATYEGEQVAVKVRRPGIESLVEADLRVLRWSMPLVQRFIGQGRAFSLENLTEEFAETIRQEMDYGREGQMLREIQSNFADDEAIRIPDVIESASGPRVLTMEYCPGVKINEVETLDEMGFDRTELATKLQRIYLQMIVEDGVFHADPHPGNLAVDDDGSIIFYDFGMSGRVDPFIQEKIVEFYIAVANQDIDGILDTLIEMGTLSPEADRQVMGDVMELAIADARGEDIEQYRVNQIIEQVENTIYEFPLRLPRNLALVLRVATVVEGVCVTLDPEFDFISVATDYLTEEGYREESIKQFLEGAGDQVQRSAKSLVTVPPKLERVLDRVERENVTVNVRVEDKNNVFDKLAKRIVYGFLLAVGILSTAILYAFPTPNNVLPPVIAAVGTLPIAFLLWRSFRSKKGLRAKPQFTRQGMKERRRE